CGACGCTGCCCTCGTCCGCCGGGCGCCGCAGCCAGAATGCGCGGGTCATCAGGGTGCTCCCGCCGTGGTCCACCGCTCGATGGGCCCGGACACGGTGGCTTGGACATGGATCCCCGATATGCCCGGAATCATCGACAGGGCTTGTGCATCGACGCGGACCCGCAGCCGCTCGGGCGTGCTGCCGTCGGTGGACACGCTCCGGTCGGTGAGCAGGCTGGAGCCCACCTCTTCGAGCACGCGCTTCGCCTTGGCGGCACCGTCGCCGGGGGTGGCCCTGTACAGCCGGCCGGCCGCCACGCCGGCCCTCGCGGAGCTGTAGGCGGCGTTGCGCGCGTACGCCCACATGATCCCCTGCAGCAGCATGAGGATCAGGACGATCACGAAGGGATAGATGATGGCCATCTGGATCGGGTTCGAGCCCCGGTCCGAACCCCAGGGCCTGCGCGGTGCGTTCACTTGCCGTCAAGGTTCACGTTGTCGACCTTGGTGGACGCCTTCGTGCCGAGCGCGACCAGGGCGGCAACGATGCTCAGCGCGATGCCGATGCCGGCAACCCACAAAAGCACGGTCACCACGGGATTGTCGCCGCGCTCACCGCGCTCGGTCATCTC
The nucleotide sequence above comes from Streptomyces sp. NBC_01431. Encoded proteins:
- a CDS encoding pilus assembly protein, producing the protein MAIIYPFVIVLILMLLQGIMWAYARNAAYSSARAGVAAGRLYRATPGDGAAKAKRVLEEVGSSLLTDRSVSTDGSTPERLRVRVDAQALSMIPGISGIHVQATVSGPIERWTTAGAP